One window of Mediterraneibacter gnavus ATCC 29149 genomic DNA carries:
- a CDS encoding AAA family ATPase, whose amino-acid sequence MKLLRVTAQGLPLFKEKLDLSFYAQQRVAEEDKVNLYSLFSNIYLNPANAFIGINASGKTSVLKVLLLALGIINNEPINHMNTKDILGNTKNAILNVYFYSETTKEICRLETVITSKNTKVEGVVYSIESESLWSKKAEEVTTRKAMLDFEEREPVIVRDEQESFLSDDVSIMIAYNKKTGEHIKVVSMLLFTNVNVLPFSEGIPAEVISYLDPTIEKLNFEEKNEKPIIHLKFKGKEEIVLNNPIELNNYLSSGTVKGMITFTLAQEVLKDGGYLIVDEIENHFNKEIVSTLIRFFMDGKINKNGGMLIFSTHYPELLDEYDRNDSIFITRNRDGITAENLSNILKRNDIKKSDAYQSGFLEGTTPTYEAYMQLKKSITASLK is encoded by the coding sequence ATGAAATTATTGAGAGTTACCGCACAAGGCTTACCATTGTTTAAAGAGAAGCTGGATTTATCTTTTTATGCACAGCAAAGAGTTGCGGAAGAAGATAAAGTGAATTTGTATTCCTTGTTTTCAAATATATATTTAAATCCGGCAAACGCGTTTATAGGAATCAATGCCTCAGGAAAGACCTCTGTATTAAAGGTGCTTCTTCTTGCGTTGGGAATTATAAACAACGAACCAATCAATCACATGAATACGAAAGATATATTAGGAAATACAAAAAATGCTATTTTGAATGTGTATTTTTATTCGGAGACTACAAAAGAAATTTGCAGACTGGAAACGGTCATAACATCTAAGAATACGAAAGTAGAAGGAGTTGTGTACAGTATTGAATCAGAATCATTATGGTCAAAAAAAGCTGAAGAAGTAACAACTCGTAAAGCTATGCTGGATTTTGAGGAGAGAGAACCAGTCATTGTTCGAGATGAACAGGAAAGCTTTTTGTCAGATGATGTTAGTATTATGATCGCATATAATAAAAAAACTGGTGAACATATAAAAGTAGTCAGCATGTTACTTTTCACCAATGTGAATGTGTTACCATTTTCAGAAGGAATTCCGGCTGAGGTTATTTCCTATCTGGATCCAACAATTGAAAAATTAAATTTTGAAGAAAAAAATGAGAAGCCAATTATACATTTAAAATTTAAAGGAAAAGAAGAGATTGTATTGAACAATCCAATCGAATTAAATAATTATCTCTCGTCAGGAACCGTAAAAGGAATGATTACTTTCACTTTGGCACAAGAAGTTCTGAAAGATGGAGGCTACCTGATTGTTGATGAGATAGAGAATCATTTCAATAAAGAAATAGTAAGTACTCTGATTCGTTTCTTTATGGACGGAAAAATAAATAAAAATGGTGGTATGCTAATCTTTTCCACTCATTATCCGGAACTTTTGGATGAATACGACCGTAATGACAGTATTTTTATTACTAGAAATAGAGATGGGATTACAGCAGAGAATCTTTCCAATATTCTAAAAAGAAATGACATTAAGAAAAGCGATGCTTATCAGAGTGGATTTCTGGAAGGAACGACACCTACTTATGAAGCTTATATGCAGTTGAAGAAAAGTATAACTGCATCTCTGAAATAG
- a CDS encoding DUF6462 family protein, with protein MPKVRKEIPELEKLVQVGRKKFVRYEEGAQLYSMGLHTFQELAKDAKAVYHVKRVVLVNTEIVDEYLENFRDEL; from the coding sequence ATGCCTAAAGTCAGAAAAGAAATTCCAGAATTAGAAAAGCTGGTGCAGGTCGGAAGAAAGAAATTTGTCCGTTATGAGGAAGGGGCACAATTATATTCTATGGGGTTGCATACATTTCAGGAATTAGCGAAAGATGCGAAAGCAGTCTATCATGTGAAGAGAGTTGTTCTGGTCAATACAGAGATTGTGGATGAATATCTTGAAAATTTCAGAGATGAATTATAA
- a CDS encoding tyrosine-type recombinase/integrase, producing MAKSRKDSRGYVLRTGESQRKDGRYSYSYTDLDKNRRTVYAKTLVELRAKERKIIRDKEDGLNPQLADRMTLNELYDRFIEQKYDLKPSTKVNYLYMYNHFVRPTFGKRLIGKIKYSDVKKFYYRIILDEEMKANTLDSIHTQLHPAFQMAVRDGLLRQNPTDGLMAEIKKSHIWEDNPRHALTIPQQKAFMDYLKAHREYQGWVPIITVLLGTGMRIGECIGLRWDDLDFEKRIVSVNHTFIYRPDENRKSVKHISTPKTISGRRTIPMIDEVFNAFLDEYEIQKCIGFSSEEIDGYSNFVFVTATGTVYLPNAVNRAIERARVAYNKDEIEIAEKEDREPLIIPHFSAHHLRHTFCTRLCENESNLKVIQSIMGHSDITTTMDVYAEATQEKKQEIVANLQGKIII from the coding sequence ATGGCAAAATCAAGAAAAGACAGCCGGGGGTATGTGTTGCGAACCGGTGAGAGTCAGAGAAAAGACGGTCGCTATTCTTATTCTTATACAGATTTAGATAAAAATAGACGAACTGTTTACGCAAAAACATTGGTTGAACTCAGAGCAAAAGAAAGAAAAATCATCCGCGACAAAGAAGATGGACTGAATCCGCAGCTGGCTGACAGGATGACGCTGAATGAACTGTATGATCGGTTTATCGAACAGAAATATGATTTGAAACCATCAACAAAAGTGAATTATCTCTATATGTATAATCACTTTGTCAGACCAACATTTGGAAAAAGACTGATTGGTAAGATCAAATATTCTGATGTGAAAAAATTCTATTATCGCATTATCCTGGATGAAGAAATGAAAGCAAATACGCTGGATAGTATACATACACAGTTGCATCCGGCATTCCAGATGGCTGTAAGGGATGGACTGCTCAGACAAAATCCGACAGACGGATTAATGGCAGAAATCAAAAAGAGCCATATCTGGGAAGATAATCCGAGACATGCGCTTACGATTCCACAGCAGAAAGCTTTTATGGATTACTTAAAAGCCCATCGGGAATATCAAGGATGGGTACCTATTATAACGGTCCTTCTTGGAACAGGAATGCGAATTGGTGAATGCATCGGTCTTCGATGGGATGACCTGGATTTTGAAAAGCGCATTGTCAGTGTGAATCATACTTTTATCTACAGACCTGATGAAAACAGAAAATCGGTCAAGCATATTTCTACACCAAAGACGATTTCAGGACGGAGAACCATTCCGATGATCGATGAAGTGTTCAATGCTTTTCTGGATGAGTATGAGATCCAAAAGTGCATTGGCTTTTCCTCAGAAGAGATTGATGGATATTCAAATTTCGTTTTTGTAACAGCAACCGGAACGGTATATTTACCAAATGCAGTTAATCGAGCGATTGAAAGGGCAAGAGTTGCATATAACAAAGATGAAATAGAAATAGCAGAGAAAGAGGATAGAGAACCACTCATTATTCCTCATTTTTCAGCTCATCATTTGAGGCACACATTCTGCACAAGACTGTGTGAGAATGAATCGAATTTGAAGGTGATCCAAAGTATCATGGGTCACTCAGATATTACAACAACCATGGATGTTTATGCGGAAGCGACACAGGAGAAAAAGCAGGAAATTGTTGCAAATCTCCAGGGAAAGATTATAATATAA
- a CDS encoding type II toxin-antitoxin system RelB/DinJ family antitoxin → MASTIQIRVDDDLKNKSDQLFKDLGTDTTSAIRMFLTQAVAHNGFPFEIKRTVHNPYTSMTEDEMFQRLEQSRESSKNGNYRNADAVISDMRGKYAL, encoded by the coding sequence ATGGCAAGTACAATTCAAATTAGGGTAGACGATGACTTGAAGAATAAATCTGATCAACTTTTTAAAGATCTTGGAACAGATACGACATCTGCAATAAGAATGTTTTTGACGCAGGCTGTTGCACATAACGGATTCCCATTTGAAATAAAAAGAACTGTGCATAATCCATATACATCTATGACAGAAGATGAGATGTTTCAAAGACTGGAACAATCTAGAGAATCTTCAAAAAATGGAAATTATCGAAATGCAGACGCTGTGATTTCAGATATGAGAGGAAAATATGCATTATAA
- a CDS encoding type II toxin-antitoxin system RelE/ParE family toxin — translation MHYKVVVTAEAEEDLNRFIQYLLFAKQNKHAAKNVLDDFEETVEKLKHAAGSLKLCDNPRLESLGYHRINFQKHRYFMLYRIENGVVFVDDIFHELQDYENTMI, via the coding sequence ATGCATTATAAAGTAGTTGTAACAGCAGAGGCAGAAGAAGATTTAAATCGGTTTATTCAATATCTGCTTTTTGCAAAGCAAAATAAACATGCAGCAAAAAATGTTCTTGATGATTTTGAGGAAACTGTTGAAAAACTAAAACATGCAGCGGGTAGTTTGAAACTATGTGATAATCCACGGTTAGAGAGCTTGGGTTATCACCGAATCAATTTTCAGAAGCACAGATATTTCATGCTGTATAGAATAGAAAATGGTGTAGTATTTGTGGATGACATTTTCCATGAGTTACAAGATTATGAAAATACAATGATATAA
- a CDS encoding PDDEXK nuclease domain-containing protein, protein MKNKLEKIGQNSFMDNFVKTDDILNDMCGIIESSQKAAYQAVNIALVQRNWLLGYRIASEELQGNERAEYGTELIKKLSKELTQNYGKGFDYSSLYKFVRFYKEFPEILDSVNPKSLSMLSWTHYRVLLQVEDKKARDWYEKEAAEQTWSVRTLQRNISSQYYYRMLKTQKKELVESEMKELTASYQNDKLEFIKNPVVAEFLGFSQNTDFTESDLEKSILSNLQKFLMELGKHLVFHNKLNHVIINQ, encoded by the coding sequence ATGAAGAATAAATTAGAAAAAATCGGACAAAATAGTTTTATGGATAATTTTGTTAAAACCGATGACATCTTAAATGATATGTGTGGGATTATTGAGTCCTCACAAAAAGCTGCATATCAGGCTGTTAACATTGCACTTGTTCAAAGAAATTGGCTTTTAGGATACCGAATTGCAAGTGAAGAATTGCAGGGAAACGAAAGAGCTGAATATGGTACGGAGCTTATTAAAAAATTATCAAAAGAATTGACTCAAAATTATGGAAAGGGCTTTGATTATAGTTCATTGTATAAGTTTGTCCGTTTTTATAAAGAGTTTCCGGAGATTTTGGACTCAGTGAATCCAAAATCTTTGTCAATGTTATCTTGGACTCATTACCGTGTACTTTTGCAGGTTGAAGATAAAAAAGCTCGTGACTGGTATGAGAAAGAAGCCGCAGAACAAACTTGGAGTGTCCGCACATTACAGAGAAACATTTCTTCTCAGTATTATTATCGTATGCTCAAGACACAGAAAAAAGAGCTTGTAGAAAGTGAAATGAAGGAGCTGACAGCATCGTATCAAAATGATAAGTTGGAATTTATCAAAAATCCGGTAGTTGCAGAGTTCTTAGGGTTTTCTCAGAATACAGATTTTACAGAGAGTGACCTTGAGAAAAGCATTCTTTCTAATTTGCAGAAATTCTTGATGGAGCTTGGAAAGCATCTCGTGTTCCACAACAAACTTAATCATGTAATCATCAATCAATAG
- a CDS encoding antitoxin VbhA family protein: MDKDPFEEYLKESEPDKASKGYAWSTAIGLQAVDGLKPSKYLIDIAIRNIEGKITIKEVQNLIRQISRSLFTANSFGVFTTTPER, from the coding sequence ATGGATAAAGATCCGTTTGAGGAATATTTGAAAGAGTCCGAACCTGATAAAGCCAGCAAAGGTTACGCTTGGAGTACGGCAATCGGACTTCAGGCTGTTGACGGACTGAAACCATCTAAATATTTGATTGATATTGCTATTCGTAATATTGAAGGAAAAATTACGATAAAAGAAGTACAGAATCTTATTCGCCAAATAAGTAGATCTCTATTCACCGCAAACTCTTTCGGGGTATTTACAACCACGCCGGAAAGATAA
- a CDS encoding Fic family protein: protein MRDYNITKKEWVLDGATVMYGSASELRATLEYDFSQEKDFSYRGLSMDEIIHHLAVFISRLWQIHIFGEGNTRTTAVFFIKYLRTLGFSATNDIFADHAWYFRNALVRANYTNLQKNIHETTVHIHRLFEKFGFDEVFGRSAVMELLQLKSSGASKLISNLVQSDIIEPVSGHGKGKYKFRK, encoded by the coding sequence ATAAGAGATTATAATATTACGAAAAAGGAATGGGTGCTTGATGGGGCAACCGTTATGTACGGCAGCGCTTCTGAACTGAGAGCTACCCTTGAATATGATTTTTCGCAGGAGAAAGATTTTAGCTACAGGGGATTGTCAATGGATGAGATAATCCACCATCTTGCAGTTTTTATTTCAAGACTGTGGCAAATCCATATTTTTGGAGAGGGAAATACGAGAACAACAGCGGTGTTTTTCATCAAGTATCTGAGAACACTTGGTTTTTCTGCAACGAATGATATTTTTGCGGATCATGCTTGGTATTTCAGGAATGCACTTGTCCGAGCGAATTATACGAACTTGCAAAAGAATATCCACGAAACGACAGTTCATATCCACCGACTTTTTGAAAAGTTTGGTTTTGATGAGGTATTTGGAAGAAGCGCTGTCATGGAACTGCTTCAATTGAAAAGCTCAGGAGCTTCCAAACTCATTTCCAACTTGGTGCAGTCGGATATTATTGAGCCTGTGTCAGGTCACGGAAAAGGAAAATATAAATTCAGAAAATAA
- a CDS encoding alpha-amylase family glycosyl hydrolase produces the protein MWAYNETFYQIYPIGFCGAPTHNDGICVPRILKLKDWSSYLENLQIGSVLLNPIFESDNHGYDTRDFKKVDCRLGTNEDFQDVCDDLHKHHIKIVLDGVFNHVGRGFWAFQDVQEKKWDSPCKDWFYINFDGDSCYQDGFWYEGWEGHFELVKLNLQNPAVTDYLLDCVRFWIETFDIDGLRLDVAYSLDHNFMRRLRSFCEEQKPGFVLIGEVLFGDYNLIVNDEMLHSCTNYECYKGIYSSLNSMNLFEIAHSLNRQYGPEQWCIYRGKHLMSFVDNHDVTRITSILTTPAHLPLAYGILFGMPGISCIYYGSEWGEEGIKTPDNDYALRPCFEAPKPNALTDFIHRLITLRQNSDALCNGGYRNISITNHQLVFERRTGQERILIAINASESDFTIHHGELLGTFTDLLKSGSGNISQTLNGSLDLPAYSVQYLKEIS, from the coding sequence ATGTGGGCTTACAACGAAACATTTTATCAAATTTACCCGATTGGATTCTGCGGTGCCCCGACTCACAACGATGGCATCTGCGTTCCGCGTATTCTGAAATTGAAAGACTGGAGCAGTTATCTGGAGAATCTGCAGATCGGTTCTGTTCTCTTAAATCCGATTTTCGAATCTGACAATCACGGTTATGATACCAGAGACTTTAAAAAGGTGGACTGCCGCCTTGGAACCAATGAAGATTTTCAGGATGTCTGTGACGATCTGCATAAGCATCATATCAAAATCGTGCTGGACGGAGTTTTCAACCACGTTGGACGCGGTTTCTGGGCATTTCAGGACGTTCAGGAAAAGAAGTGGGATTCTCCTTGTAAAGACTGGTTCTACATCAATTTTGACGGTGACAGTTGTTATCAGGACGGATTCTGGTATGAGGGATGGGAAGGACATTTCGAACTGGTCAAACTGAATCTACAAAATCCTGCAGTCACAGACTACTTATTAGACTGTGTCCGCTTCTGGATCGAAACATTTGATATTGACGGACTTCGCCTGGATGTGGCATACAGTCTGGACCATAACTTTATGCGGAGACTCCGCTCATTTTGCGAAGAACAAAAGCCTGGATTTGTTCTGATCGGTGAAGTACTATTCGGTGATTATAATCTGATTGTAAATGATGAGATGCTGCACAGCTGTACCAATTACGAATGCTACAAGGGAATCTATTCCAGCCTGAACAGCATGAATCTGTTCGAGATCGCACACTCCCTGAATCGTCAGTACGGACCGGAACAATGGTGTATCTACCGTGGAAAGCATCTGATGAGTTTTGTGGATAATCACGATGTCACACGGATTACCAGCATCCTGACAACCCCTGCACACCTGCCTCTGGCTTACGGTATTTTATTCGGTATGCCGGGAATTTCCTGTATTTATTATGGAAGCGAATGGGGCGAAGAAGGTATCAAGACTCCGGACAATGACTATGCGCTTCGTCCATGCTTTGAGGCGCCAAAACCGAATGCACTGACTGATTTCATCCACCGACTGATCACACTTCGGCAAAACAGTGATGCCCTCTGCAATGGAGGATACCGCAATATCTCAATCACAAACCATCAGCTTGTCTTTGAACGCCGTACAGGGCAGGAACGGATTCTGATCGCCATCAACGCGTCTGAGAGCGATTTCACGATCCATCACGGAGAATTGCTCGGAACATTCACCGATCTGCTGAAAAGCGGTTCTGGGAATATCTCACAGACGCTGAATGGCTCTCTGGATCTTCCGGCTTACAGCGTACAGTATCTCAAAGAGATTTCCTGA
- a CDS encoding 6-phosphofructokinase, which produces MKKNAVVGQSGGPTAVINASLYGTVYEALNREDEIGTVYGMINGIEGFLNDQVMDMAPLEESKELELIRTTPGSYLGSCRYKLPEDLNDPVYPQLFARFEAYNIGYFFYIGGNDSMDTVSKLSRYAEKISSDIRVIGIPKTIDNDLVETDHTPGFGSAAKYVASTVREIAIDASVYDNKKSVTIVEIMGRHAGWLTAASALARKFEHDNPVLIYLPETDFDQDAFIEKVRTSLETTPNLVVCISEGIHDNTGTFICEYSNDVGTDTFGHKMLTGSGKYLENLVKERLGVKVRSVELNVCQRCSSSMLSKTDQKEAIASGAYGVKAALNGASGKMVAFERLDGDDYQIDYVLKDVNVICNQEKCVPATWITADGSDVTEDFIRYARPLIQGEVTVPTEDGVPKFAYRK; this is translated from the coding sequence ATGAAAAAAAATGCAGTTGTAGGACAATCTGGCGGACCGACTGCCGTTATCAATGCAAGCCTTTACGGGACTGTATACGAAGCATTAAACCGCGAAGACGAGATTGGCACTGTTTATGGGATGATAAATGGAATTGAAGGATTTTTAAATGATCAGGTCATGGACATGGCGCCACTGGAAGAATCAAAAGAACTGGAACTGATCCGGACCACACCCGGCTCATATCTTGGCTCCTGCCGATACAAGCTTCCGGAAGATCTCAACGATCCGGTTTATCCACAGCTTTTTGCACGCTTCGAAGCATACAACATCGGATATTTCTTCTACATCGGAGGCAATGATTCCATGGATACTGTCAGCAAGCTTTCCCGCTATGCCGAAAAGATCAGCAGCGACATCCGTGTGATCGGAATTCCAAAAACAATTGATAATGACCTTGTCGAGACAGATCACACACCGGGATTTGGAAGTGCCGCAAAATACGTCGCTTCTACTGTGCGGGAGATTGCTATCGACGCATCCGTTTATGACAACAAAAAATCCGTTACCATTGTTGAGATTATGGGACGCCATGCCGGATGGCTCACTGCTGCCAGCGCACTGGCCAGAAAGTTCGAACACGACAACCCGGTTCTGATCTACCTTCCGGAAACAGACTTTGACCAGGATGCTTTTATTGAGAAAGTCCGTACGTCTCTGGAGACTACACCAAACCTGGTAGTATGTATTTCCGAGGGAATCCACGACAACACCGGTACATTCATCTGCGAATATTCCAATGATGTCGGAACAGATACATTCGGCCACAAAATGCTCACAGGTTCCGGAAAATATCTGGAAAATCTGGTGAAAGAACGCCTTGGCGTCAAAGTACGTTCTGTAGAACTCAATGTCTGCCAGAGATGCTCTTCTTCCATGCTTTCCAAAACAGACCAGAAAGAAGCCATTGCTTCTGGAGCTTACGGAGTAAAAGCTGCTTTAAACGGAGCCAGCGGAAAGATGGTTGCTTTTGAACGTCTGGACGGAGATGACTATCAGATTGATTATGTTTTAAAAGACGTCAACGTCATCTGTAATCAGGAAAAATGCGTCCCTGCTACATGGATCACTGCAGATGGTTCTGACGTGACAGAAGATTTTATCCGGTATGCTCGTCCGCTGATCCAGGGAGAAGTAACCGTTCCCACAGAAGACGGCGTTCCTAAATTTGCTTATAGAAAGTAG
- a CDS encoding glycosyltransferase family 2 protein yields MKYISFAIPCYNSEAYMEKAIQSILPGGEDVEIIVVNDGSSDGTSEVAKKYEEKYPGIVKAVDKENGGHGDAVNTGLAHATGVYFKVVDSDDWVDEEALLKILSAVKGFVDADSKVDMLISNYVYEKVGMTHKKVIHYRNVLPQNQVFRWDDIGSFHLDQYILMHSVIYRTEMLRLCQLKLPKHTFYVDNIYVYYPLPHVRTLYYMDVDFYRYFIGREDQSVNEKVMISRIDQQIYVTKSMISMYELRMVESKKLRKYMINYLAIMMTVSSILCIRSKVNENLKKKKELWVYLKKKDYRTYVKIRYGILGQTMNLPGKSGRKVSSMAYSVARRLIGFN; encoded by the coding sequence ATGAAATATATATCTTTTGCAATTCCATGCTATAATTCAGAGGCATATATGGAAAAAGCAATTCAGTCGATCCTGCCCGGAGGAGAAGATGTGGAGATTATTGTAGTTAATGACGGATCCTCAGACGGGACAAGCGAGGTTGCAAAAAAATACGAGGAAAAATATCCGGGGATCGTCAAAGCGGTAGACAAGGAAAACGGCGGTCACGGGGATGCGGTCAATACAGGTCTGGCGCATGCCACAGGTGTCTATTTTAAAGTAGTGGACAGTGATGACTGGGTAGATGAAGAGGCTCTGCTGAAGATATTGAGTGCAGTGAAGGGATTTGTGGATGCAGATTCTAAAGTAGACATGTTGATTTCTAATTATGTGTATGAGAAAGTTGGGATGACACATAAAAAAGTCATTCATTACCGCAATGTACTTCCGCAGAATCAGGTGTTCCGCTGGGATGATATCGGAAGCTTCCATCTGGACCAGTATATTCTCATGCATTCCGTGATCTACCGGACCGAGATGTTGAGACTCTGTCAGCTGAAGCTGCCGAAGCACACGTTTTACGTGGATAATATCTATGTATATTACCCGCTTCCTCATGTTCGGACATTATACTATATGGATGTGGACTTCTATCGCTATTTTATCGGACGAGAGGATCAGTCTGTGAATGAGAAAGTGATGATCAGCCGCATCGATCAGCAGATTTATGTAACAAAATCTATGATCTCTATGTATGAATTACGTATGGTAGAGAGTAAAAAGCTCAGAAAATATATGATCAATTATCTTGCTATTATGATGACAGTATCTTCGATTTTATGTATTCGTTCCAAGGTGAATGAGAATCTGAAGAAAAAGAAAGAGCTGTGGGTATATCTGAAGAAAAAAGATTATCGGACATATGTGAAGATCCGATATGGAATTCTCGGTCAGACCATGAACCTTCCGGGAAAATCAGGAAGAAAAGTTTCTTCTATGGCATACAGTGTGGCGAGAAGACTGATCGGATTTAACTGA
- the rbr gene encoding rubrerythrin encodes MTGNFFESETKENLMRAFAGESQARNRYTIAAEKAREKGMYTIADVFLYTADQERAHAERFYELLKEFTGSTIQIDGTYPVDQQDTLEELLRAAEHNEKEEFEDVYPAFGSTAKAEGFFEAASTFFQIAEIEHTHQERFQKIAEMLENGTYYSREEQGRWICTNCGYIHDGKQAPSVCPVCRHEKGYFLPYEYAPYKGAGK; translated from the coding sequence ATGACTGGTAATTTTTTTGAAAGCGAGACAAAGGAAAATCTGATGCGGGCGTTTGCCGGGGAGAGTCAGGCGAGAAACCGATATACGATTGCAGCAGAAAAAGCCCGTGAGAAGGGGATGTATACCATTGCGGACGTGTTTTTGTATACAGCAGATCAGGAGCGGGCACATGCAGAGCGGTTTTATGAGCTGCTGAAAGAGTTTACAGGGAGCACGATCCAGATTGACGGGACCTATCCGGTGGATCAGCAGGATACATTAGAAGAGCTTCTTAGAGCAGCGGAGCATAATGAAAAGGAAGAATTTGAAGATGTGTATCCTGCGTTTGGAAGTACGGCAAAGGCAGAAGGTTTTTTTGAGGCGGCGTCTACATTCTTCCAGATTGCAGAAATTGAGCATACCCATCAGGAGCGATTTCAGAAAATCGCAGAAATGCTGGAAAACGGCACCTATTACAGCCGGGAAGAACAAGGACGGTGGATCTGTACAAACTGCGGTTATATCCATGACGGGAAGCAGGCACCATCTGTATGTCCGGTGTGCCGTCACGAGAAGGGATATTTTCTTCCATATGAATATGCACCTTATAAAGGAGCCGGGAAATAG